One segment of Candidatus Polarisedimenticolia bacterium DNA contains the following:
- a CDS encoding C1 family peptidase produces MPPKARIAALRTQRPFAGVTKDPLDLRDFMYEGSLLELPFKLDNRKKVPKILDQKKEGACTGFGLAAVVNFLFRNREYPPPMKDRVSPRMLYEMAKRYDEWRGENYDGSSIRGAMKGWHRHGVCRDEVWRYVENEPGTFTKEREKDACRRPLGAYFRVRHLHLNHMQSALREAGILYASSDVHEGWYDVDPRTGQIPYSRKKAGGHAFAIVGYDDVGFWIQNSWGPKWGLKGFCRISYDDWLENSYDCWVARLGVPAVSAAMAGEAARGRVATFDYIPHEEVVQAEIRSHYVSLGNDGRLESSGRYATGPAEVERIIGQEFDNKTAGWRGKKRLALYAHGGLNNEKAAASRIASLQPYFLGNRIYPLSFIWHTGFLDSCTGIVQDAFRRDRLVGWRPDLKERFRDLLDEAIELGARPLGRPIWRQIKDNARRASVEADGGARIVASRIAAHVGRHPDAELHLIGHSAGSIFYAYLIPLLVEMKVPIKTLTLYAAACTTELFEANILPHVGRAIEQLAVFNMNDETERADSIGPAYNKSLLYLVSEAFEEGKHDALLGMEKFLTEDAAIKKALGQPAVAAGPTVIRTAGVPAGIKLASRCTSHGGFDNDEGTLNSTLRIITGGNALAREF; encoded by the coding sequence ATGCCCCCCAAGGCGCGAATCGCGGCCCTCAGGACACAACGCCCCTTCGCGGGCGTGACGAAGGACCCCCTCGACCTGCGCGACTTCATGTACGAGGGGAGCCTCCTCGAGCTCCCGTTCAAGCTCGACAACCGGAAGAAGGTGCCGAAGATCCTCGACCAGAAGAAGGAGGGGGCCTGCACCGGCTTCGGCCTGGCGGCGGTGGTGAATTTCCTGTTTCGCAATCGGGAGTATCCCCCTCCCATGAAGGATCGTGTCAGCCCCCGCATGCTCTACGAGATGGCGAAGCGCTACGACGAGTGGCGCGGGGAGAACTACGACGGCTCGAGCATCCGCGGCGCCATGAAGGGGTGGCACCGGCACGGCGTCTGCCGGGACGAGGTCTGGCGTTACGTCGAGAACGAGCCGGGCACGTTCACCAAGGAGCGGGAGAAGGACGCCTGCCGCCGTCCCCTGGGCGCCTACTTCCGCGTGCGGCACCTGCACCTGAACCACATGCAGAGCGCGCTGCGGGAAGCGGGGATCCTCTACGCCAGCTCGGACGTGCACGAGGGATGGTACGACGTCGATCCCCGGACCGGGCAGATCCCGTACAGCAGGAAGAAGGCCGGAGGACACGCGTTCGCCATCGTCGGGTACGACGACGTGGGCTTCTGGATCCAGAACTCGTGGGGACCGAAATGGGGGCTGAAGGGATTCTGCCGGATCAGCTACGACGACTGGCTCGAGAACAGCTACGACTGCTGGGTCGCCCGCCTGGGCGTGCCGGCCGTCAGCGCCGCCATGGCGGGCGAGGCGGCCCGTGGCCGCGTGGCGACCTTCGACTACATCCCCCACGAGGAGGTGGTGCAGGCCGAGATCCGCTCCCACTACGTCAGCCTGGGGAACGACGGGCGGCTCGAATCCTCGGGGCGGTATGCGACGGGCCCCGCGGAGGTGGAGCGGATCATCGGCCAGGAGTTCGACAACAAGACGGCCGGCTGGCGCGGCAAGAAGAGGCTCGCGCTCTATGCCCATGGCGGGCTGAACAACGAGAAGGCGGCCGCCTCGCGCATCGCCAGCCTGCAGCCGTACTTCCTCGGCAACCGGATCTACCCTCTCAGCTTCATCTGGCACACCGGTTTCCTGGACTCCTGCACCGGCATCGTCCAGGACGCCTTCCGGCGGGACCGCCTCGTGGGATGGCGCCCCGACCTGAAGGAGCGCTTCAGGGACCTCCTCGACGAGGCGATCGAGCTGGGCGCGCGGCCTCTCGGCCGGCCGATCTGGCGGCAAATCAAGGACAACGCCCGGCGCGCCAGCGTCGAGGCCGACGGGGGCGCGCGCATCGTCGCCTCCCGGATCGCGGCCCACGTCGGCCGGCATCCCGATGCGGAGCTGCACCTCATCGGCCACAGCGCGGGCAGCATCTTCTATGCCTACCTCATCCCCCTGCTCGTCGAGATGAAGGTGCCCATCAAGACGCTGACCCTGTACGCCGCTGCTTGCACCACGGAGCTGTTCGAGGCCAACATCCTCCCCCACGTCGGACGCGCCATCGAGCAGCTGGCGGTCTTCAACATGAATGATGAGACGGAGCGCGCCGACTCGATCGGGCCCGCCTACAACAAGAGCCTGCTCTACCTGGTCTCCGAGGCCTTCGAAGAGGGGAAGCACGATGCGCTCCTCGGGATGGAGAAGTTCCTCACGGAAGACGCGGCGATCAAGAAGGCGCTCGGGCAGCCGGCCGTCGCCGCGGGCCCCACGGTCATCCGCACCGCCGGCGTCCCCGCGGGCATCAAGCTCGCTTCGCGCTGCACCTCGCACGGCGGATTCGACAACGACGAGGGCACCCTGAACTCGACCCTGCGGATCATCACGGGCGGCAACGCGCTCGCCCGGGAGTTTTAG
- a CDS encoding YbjQ family protein, producing MKPSMTTTTFTLDGFRVRRMLGVVRGITVRSRSVFGTIGASLQTLVGGNITLFTELCEKTRLEAFQEMLRHAEEVGANAVVGVRYDANEIMQGVTEVLCYGTAVVVEPEAANQA from the coding sequence ATGAAGCCATCGATGACCACGACGACCTTCACGCTCGACGGCTTCCGAGTCAGGCGGATGCTCGGGGTCGTGCGGGGGATCACGGTCCGTTCCCGGTCGGTGTTCGGCACCATCGGCGCATCGCTGCAGACCCTCGTCGGGGGAAATATCACGCTGTTCACCGAGTTATGCGAGAAGACCCGGCTGGAGGCGTTCCAGGAGATGCTGCGGCATGCCGAGGAAGTGGGGGCGAACGCCGTCGTGGGCGTCCGATATGATGCCAACGAGATCATGCAGGGAGTGACCGAAGTCCTGTGCTACGGAACGGCCGTCGTCGTCGAGCCGGAAGCCGCGAATCAGGCGTGA
- a CDS encoding cupin domain-containing protein: protein MSPRTDRPAGIERWDEKKDGPLSEKALRLRLERLGYTVARYVYAPGTFFPQHDHKVDKIDAVLSGRFCIIMGGSRFILQAGDSIAVPRGALHSAEVVGDEPVVSLDATRRTAS from the coding sequence GTGAGCCCGCGAACTGATCGACCCGCCGGGATCGAGCGCTGGGACGAGAAGAAGGACGGGCCACTCTCCGAGAAGGCGCTCAGGCTGAGGCTGGAGAGACTCGGTTACACCGTAGCGCGCTACGTCTATGCGCCCGGGACGTTCTTTCCCCAGCACGACCACAAGGTGGACAAGATCGACGCGGTGCTCTCCGGCCGCTTTTGCATCATCATGGGGGGGAGCCGATTCATCCTGCAGGCGGGCGACAGCATCGCCGTGCCGCGAGGGGCGCTGCACAGCGCCGAGGTCGTCGGCGACGAGCCAGTCGTCAGCCTGGACGCGACCCGACGAACGGCGAGCTAG